The following coding sequences are from one Pocillopora verrucosa isolate sample1 chromosome 5, ASM3666991v2, whole genome shotgun sequence window:
- the LOC131777493 gene encoding regulating synaptic membrane exocytosis protein 2 isoform X2, which produces MLTKTGNWFGPAITANETKPSNDSDLKLSEFRAIPTEEDKRAMRRQGSLHRSDSGRGSGRRTKGKDGERNRFRRPSVSDEEVDSLHETPPGSPAYLSDDELYRPDENKVRRKVVKFKGHEELDHAPHGRAAGGMPNMQRAGPMNQGAGRGLAVPGQAQGIRSGQPQQPQGPGVRPGVPPGGPHGRGMHGPVSQPGMHPNFPPQQQNSSFTPVGHPGTSPAARGALPASQQQGPRGAVAPNQPRPGFGIRGPHQQPRFPAPQQQAAGGYGRAAPPGSQPGVPFPGQVDGKPGHGRGVPPGSQPGNHLGPRPGGPAVGHPSMDNRPRQPGSFPPNHVGGPHPVQGSPRPGDRMGPQHSPRAGAPPGVTQMGPRMIVGGQPRHGMPAGQQGGQPQHPGQLGSPRLNLGPDPAKMQSGSLRQGPPLDQHPKGPTGSPLMGPDPMRGPMSSPRLGTPRNHVGAPQQGPYPEQGRGKVDGMPDQTRGRMGPSPQEPRLEQQPRGPYGNQPQGSSLDPSRGQYGPAQPGHPMEQGKPRASSVDKGPVLDQSGRQHLPDSRNGYSPEAQNVVPHRFPDQHGQGAQQKSDSRNSQIHDSSMMNGRVGPALSNRQERVELRPVAGDSNQHGMLGQSPKRTDRPGYRDGVRSFDEEPDGRRSPPRSMSLDETRDKSNLFFKDEPPSIQDRESLGDRFVSALSIKKSAPSTATSSSSSPSVSMTPSAVVSNLVSSVKKSEIIPAVETNTDPLQTFVKWSAPDEDNKCLGEVLLTIDPKYKGSSTDPYSAYGLKVIGGKMTDDGKLGAFITEIRKGGPAERQAKLQIGDEIQDWNEQSLVDCTFEEVVEIINSSMEDNQDSNELHLIVCRDKSKFPARTSQSPDKSPRGQEQKRESPKQVPTRESPVKRDRMSPSAAPMSLQQDRKPPDSRREETTVIPTQRENGLMSTGRSQSSSYEPPADDDFFFGGGPLPDEKSNKSVKQTGADKDKDKDKEKEQEVTGRLQLKLFYDEDAANLNVTVVGAEGLAPKETTTPPNPYIRIYFLPDKSMQSKRRTKTAMKSFNPKWNQTFVYPCRPQKFSGRALEVTVWDYDKVGSSEFIGEVVLSMSEANLDGNGYWYPLKNHEDDNDPLVPPTPNQSPHNSFRFKGARGAGEPVSDQAGPTGYGSDYEEESRYTPNGPVTSSQPPFQSPENDLLKQQLIDHHRDSPRPPFVQQQMVQAYTAKPYHTSPNHPSQSPQPGSSYPHYAADPNRMLAQQTRPMHHQHGPGRFHDDRMSPSIHGYISPGTYSPGRMSPSGGPGAKKSRMLPQLPPGREPMDEEERARAVKQKLKDVDPARAKLVVGGAKGRMGYGQAPDAVFAQNEGMFDPGMSPRPGRQSPRPMARTGSPSPLPGHKHSLGMPPHHQGPHTPQDRMYSPDMPPHDHGVPYESHRRPQDGRRRRNSLSNLPNLDSEGERPRSPFPIPSPVPLGHGRSQSSSSLHDKDRGLPNGGYIKPSRGTGRSESFGGSGRSSRSSSIASDRSGSLNSIPGSVTSVESSPWVPPGIKLGNEGHLNDFIDGLGPAQIVGRQVLASPSMGDIQLALYNRRGVLEVEVIRAKGLLPKPGSKILPAPYVKVYVMDGKRCLIKKKTRTARRTLEPLYQQQLEFKVEFTGKTLQVIVWGDYGRMDRKVFMGVVQILLDELDLSNLVISWYKLFSTSSMCDPPLPSSSSPLGGGSPKKSPGPSPREPGVPSPMRMTSPMPTIIPPPGHAHNMDEEGDYV; this is translated from the exons ATGCTCACTAAAACTGGTAATTGGTTTGGACCTGCAATAACTGCCAATGAAACTAAACCAAGCAATGACTCTGACTTAAAATTAAGTGAGTTTAGAGCAATTCCAACAGAAGAAGATAAACGAGCTATGAGGCGACAAGGTTCCTTACACAGATCTGATTCTGGAAGGGGTAGTGGGAGAAGGACAAAAGGGAAGGATGGTGAACGAAATCGGTTTCGCAGGCCATCAGTTTCTGATGAGGAGGTGGATTCACTACATGAGACACCCCCTGGGAGCCCTGCTTACTTAAGTGATGATGAGTTGTACAGACcagatgaaaataaagtacGACGAAAAGTTGTAAAATTCAAGGGACATGAAGAGTTAGATCATGCTCCTCATGGCCGTGCTGCTGGTGGAATGCCAAACATGCAAAGGGCCGGCCCCATGAATCAAGGAGCAGGAAGAGGACTGGCAGTGCCTGGTCAAGCTCAAGGAATTAGATCAGGACAACCTCAACAACCCCAGGGACCAGGTGTCAGACCTGGTGTTCCCCCAGGGGGACCTCATGGTAGAGGAATGCATGGTCCAGTATCTCAACCAGGAATGCACCCCAACTTTCCCCCTCAGCAACAGAATTCAAGCTTTACTCCAGTGGGACATCCAGGAACCTCTCCTGCTGCACGAGGAGCTCTGCCAGCTTCTCAGCAGCAGGGTCCCAGGGGAGCCGTTGCTCCAAATCAACCTAGACCTGGTTTTGGAATAAGAGGGCCTCATCAGCAGCCAAGATTTCCAGCACCCCAACAACAAGCTGCAGGTGGTTATGGCAGAGCAGCACCCCCTGGAAGCCAACCTGGAGTTCCCTTTCCAGGACAGGTTGATGGGAAACCTGGTCATGGAAGAGGGGTTCCACCTGGCTCCCAACCTGGCAACCATCTAGGTCCAAGGCCAGGAGGACCAGCTGTTGGGCATCCATCAATGGACAATAGGCCAAGACAGCCAGGAAGTTTCCCTCCAAATCATGTAGGAGGCCCTCACCCAGTGCAAGGTAGCCCAAGACCTGGTGACCGCATGGGACCCCAGCATAGTCCAAGAGCAGGTGCACCACCGGGAGTGACTCAGATGGGGCCTAGGATGATTGTTGGTGGGCAACCACGTCATGGAATGCCAGCTGGTCAACAGGGTGGCCAGCCTCAGCATCCAGGCCAGTTAGGCTCGCCACGCCTAAATTTGGGCCCTGATCCAGCAAAAATGCAGTCAGGGTCACTAAGGCAAGGACCTCCTCTGGATCAACATCCTAAAGGCCCGACTGGCTCTCCTTTAATGGGACCTGATCCAATGAGAGGTCCAATGAGCTCACCTAGGCTAGGTACTCCTAGAAACCATGTAGGGGCACCCCAGCAAGGTCCATATCCAGAACAAGGAAGGGGCAAAGTAGATGGTATGCCTGACCAAACAAGGGGGCGAATGGGACCATCTCCACAGGAGCCAAGATTAGAACAGCAACCAAGAGGGCCCTATGGAAATCAACCACAGGGCTCTTCTTTGGACCCCTCTAGAGGGCAGTATGGACCTGCACAACCAGGTCATCCTATGGAACAAGGAAAGCCAAGGGCTAGCTCTGTTGATAAAGGTCCAGTGTTAGATCAGTCAGGAAGGCAACATTTGCCTGATTCTAGAAATGGATATAGTCCTGAGGCGCAGAATGTTGTACCTCACAGGTTTCCAGATCAGCATGGTCAAGGTGCGCAACAAAAGTCTGACAGCAGAAACAGCCAGATACATGATAGCTCCATGATGAATGGAAGGGTGGGACCTGCCCTCTCCAACAGGCAGGAGAGAGTGGAGCTGAGACCTGTTGCTGGTGATTCTAATCAGCACGGCATGCTGGGACAGTCACCCAAACGAACAGATAGACCTGGATATCGAGATGGCGTCAGATCATTTGATGAGGAGCCTGATGGCAGAAGAAGCCCACCAAGGAGCATGTCACTTGATGAGACAAGAGACAAG AGTAACTTGTTCTTTAAAGATGAGCCACCTTCAATTCAGGATCGAGAGTCTTTGGGAGACAGATTTGTCAGTGCTCTTTCTATTAAGAAATCTGCTCCCTCTACTGCcacctcttcttcttcttctccttctgtGTCCATGACACCTTCTGCTGTTGTCAGTAACCTTGTCAGCTCTGTCAAGAAATCTGAAATCATTCCTGCTGTTGAGACCAACACAGACCCCTTGCAG ACCTTTGTCAAGTGGTCTGCTCCTGACGAAGACAACAAGTGTTTAGGCGAAGTGCTGCTGACAATAGACCCAAAATACAAGGGCTCATCAACTG ATCCGTACAGTGCATATGGGCTTAAGGTGATAGGTGGAAAGATGACAGATGATGGGAAACTGGGAGCTTTTATCACTGAGATACGAAAGGGAGGTCCAGCTGAGAGACAAGCCAAGCTTCAAATTG GTGATGAAATTCAGGACTGGAATGAACAGTCTTTGGTGGACTGCACGTTTGAGGAAGTGGTGGAAATTATCAACTCATCCATGGAGGACAATCAAGATAGCAACGAACTTCACCTCATCGTGTGTAGAGATAA GAGTAAATTTCCAGCTAGGACCTCCCAGTCACCCGACAAGTCACCACGGGGACAAGAACAAAAGAGGGAATCTCCCAAGCAGGTCCCTACCAGAGAATCCCCCGTAAAAAGGGACCGGATGTCCCCATCTGCAGCTCCAATGTCACTTCAACAGGACAGAAAGCCACCGGATAGCAGAAGGGAAGAGACCACAGTCATACCAACACAGAGGGAGAATGGGCTTATGTCTACTGGTAGAAGTCAGTCGTCTTCGTACGAGCCCCCAGCAG atgacgATTTTTTCTTTGGTGGCGGTCCTTTACCGGATGAAAAATCCAACAAGTCTGTGAAACAAACTGGTGcggacaaggacaaggacaaggacaaggaaaaGGAGCAAGAAGTTACAGGTCGTCTACAG ttgAAACTGTTCTATGACGAAGATGCTGCGAACTTGAACGTGACAGTTGTGGGAGCTGAAGGCCTGGCTCCTAAAGAGACCACCACACCACCTAACCCTTATATTAGGATTTACTTTCTTCCTGATAAGAG CATGCAGAGCAAAAGACGAACAAAGACAGCAATGAAATCTTTCAATCCCAAATGGAATCAGACGTTTGTTTATCCGTGCCGGCCACAGAAG ttCAGTGGCCGTGCTCTCGAAGTGACCGTATGGGATTATGATAAAGTTGGCTCAAGCGAGTTTATTGGCGAG GTTGTTTTGAGCATGTCTGAGGCAAACCTCGACGGTAACGGGTACTGGTACCCACTCAAGAACCACGAAGACGACAATGATCCTTTGGTGCCGCCCACTCCTAACCAGTCTCCTCACAACTCATTCAGATTTAAAGGAGCGAGAGGAGCTGGGGAGCCAGTAAGCGATCAAG CTGGTCCGACCGGTTATGGAAGCGATTATGAGGAAGAGTCGAGATATACTCCAAATGGACCGGTAACTAGTTCCCAGCCTCCGTTTCAGTCACCCGAGAATGACCTGCTGAAGCAACAGTTGATTGATCATCACCGAGACAGTCCCAGACCTCCGTTCGTCCAACAACAGATGGTGCAAG CGTACACTGCCAAGCCATACCATACGTCACCAAATCATCCGTCCCAGTCTCCTCAGCCAGGTTCTAGCTACCCCCATTATGCCGCTGACCCCAACAGAATGCTGGCGCAACAGACTAGACCAATGCATCACCAACATGGACCTGGTCGCTTTCACGACGATCGCATGTCCCCGAGTATACATGGTTATATTTCCCCCGGAACGTATTCCCCTGGTAGAATGTCCCCTAGCGGAGGCCCCGGGGCTAAAAAGTCCCGCATGTTGCCTCAATTGCCGCCAGGACGCGAACCTATGG ACGAAGAAGAGCGGGCCCGAGCTgttaaacagaaattaaaagatGTCGACCCTGCTAGGGCTAAACTAGTCGTTGGCGGCGCTAAAGGCCGGATGGGATATGGCCAGGCCCCAGACGCCGTGTTTGCGCAAAACGAGGGAATGTTTGATCCGGGCATGTCCCCGCGACCTGGGCGCCAGTCTCCGAGACCCATGGCCCGAACGGGGAGTCCGTCGCCCTTACCAGGGCATAAGCATTCTTTGGGGATGCCCCCGCATCATCAGGGGCCACATACTCCTCAAG ACCGCATGTATTCACCTGATATGCCACCGCATGACCATGGAGTACCGTATGAAAGTCACAGACGACCCC AAGACGGAAGGCGGCGCCGCAACAGTTTAAGCAACTTGCCAAACCTTGATTCGGAAGGCGAGAGGCCTAGAAGTCCATTTCCAATCCCAAGTCCAGTCCCTCTCGGTCATGGCAGAAGTCAGAGCAGCTCAAGCTTACACGATAAAGATCGCGGGCTCCCAAACG GCGGTTACATCAAGCCATCCCGCGGGACGGGACGTAGCGAGAGCTTCGGCGGCAGTGGGAGGAGCAGTCGGTCGTCATCTATAGCAAGTGACAGGAGCGGAAGCTTGAACAGTATACCAGGCTCGGTTACTAGTGTCGAGAGTAG TCCTTGGGTTCCGCCCGGAATAAAACTTGGAAACGAGGGTCACCTGAATGATTTTATCGATGGCTTAGGTCCAGCGCAGATTGTTGGGCGCCAGGTTCTCGCATCACCCTCCATGGGAGACATCCAATTGGCGCTCTACAACAGGCGAGGAGTGTTAGAGGTCGAGGTCATCAGAGCCAAGGGATTGCTACCGAAACCGGGCTCGAAGATTCTACCAG CGCCTTATGTTAAAGTATATGTCATGGACGGTAAACGCTgcttaattaaaaagaaaaccagaaCCGCAAGAAGAACGTTAGAACCGTTATATCAACAACAACTCGAGTTCAAGGTAGAATTCACTGGAAAGACGCTTCAG GTTATTGTGTGGGGAGATTACGGACGCATGGACAGAAAAGTCTTCATGGGCGTTGTACAGATTTTACTCGACGAGTTGGACCTTAGTAATCTTGTTATTAGTTGGTATAAACTGTTTTCTACGTCATCCATGTGTGATCCACCCCTTCCATCATCTTCCTCCCCACTCGGTGGTGGATCGCCTAAAAAGTCCCCAGGTCCTTCCCCTAGGGAACCGGGCGTGCCCAGTCCTATGCGCATGACGTCACCGATGCCCACTATCATCCCGCCACCAGGTCACGCGCATAACATGGACGAGGAGGGAGACTATGTATGA
- the LOC131777493 gene encoding regulating synaptic membrane exocytosis protein 2 isoform X4: MLTKTGNWFGPAITANETKPSNDSDLKLSEFRAIPTEEDKRAMRRQGSLHRSDSGRGSGRRTKGKDGERNRFRRPSVSDEEVDSLHETPPGSPAYLSDDELYRPDENKVRRKVVKFKGHEELDHAPHGRAAGGMPNMQRAGPMNQGAGRGLAVPGQAQGIRSGQPQQPQGPGVRPGVPPGGPHGRGMHGPVSQPGMHPNFPPQQQNSSFTPVGHPGTSPAARGALPASQQQGPRGAVAPNQPRPGFGIRGPHQQPRFPAPQQQAAGGYGRAAPPGSQPGVPFPGQVDGKPGHGRGVPPGSQPGNHLGPRPGGPAVGHPSMDNRPRQPGSFPPNHVGGPHPVQGSPRPGDRMGPQHSPRAGAPPGVTQMGPRMIVGGQPRHGMPAGQQGGQPQHPGQLGSPRLNLGPDPAKMQSGSLRQGPPLDQHPKGPTGSPLMGPDPMRGPMSSPRLGTPRNHVGAPQQGPYPEQGRGKVDGMPDQTRGRMGPSPQEPRLEQQPRGPYGNQPQGSSLDPSRGQYGPAQPGHPMEQGKPRASSVDKGPVLDQSGRQHLPDSRNGYSPEAQNVVPHRFPDQHGQGAQQKSDSRNSQIHDSSMMNGRVGPALSNRQERVELRPVAGDSNQHGMLGQSPKRTDRPGYRDGVRSFDEEPDGRRSPPRSMSLDETRDKSNLFFKDEPPSIQDRESLGDRFVSALSIKKSAPSTATSSSSSPSVSMTPSAVVSNLVSSVKKSEIIPAVETNTDPLQTFVKWSAPDEDNKCLGEVLLTIDPKYKGSSTDPYSAYGLKVIGGKMTDDGKLGAFITEIRKGGPAERQAKLQIGDEIQDWNEQSLVDCTFEEVVEIINSSMEDNQDSNELHLIVCRDKSKFPARTSQSPDKSPRGQEQKRESPKQVPTRESPVKRDRMSPSAAPMSLQQDRKPPDSRREETTVIPTQRENGLMSTGRSQSSSYEPPADDDFFFGGGPLPDEKSNKSVKQTGADKDKDKDKEKEQEVTGRLQLKLFYDEDAANLNVTVVGAEGLAPKETTTPPNPYIRIYFLPDKSMQSKRRTKTAMKSFNPKWNQTFVYPCRPQKFSGRALEVTVWDYDKVGSSEFIGEVVLSMSEANLDGNGYWYPLKNHEDDNDPLVPPTPNQSPHNSFRFKGARGAGEPVSDQAGPTGYGSDYEEESRYTPNGPVTSSQPPFQSPENDLLKQQLIDHHRDSPRPPFVQQQMVQDEEERARAVKQKLKDVDPARAKLVVGGAKGRMGYGQAPDAVFAQNEGMFDPGMSPRPGRQSPRPMARTGSPSPLPGHKHSLGMPPHHQGPHTPQDRMYSPDMPPHDHGVPYESHRRPQDGRRRRNSLSNLPNLDSEGERPRSPFPIPSPVPLGHGRSQSSSSLHDKDRGLPNGKLLAREEARSGSLNNLHVFPTGGYIKPSRGTGRSESFGGSGRSSRSSSIASDRSGSLNSIPGSVTSVESSPWVPPGIKLGNEGHLNDFIDGLGPAQIVGRQVLASPSMGDIQLALYNRRGVLEVEVIRAKGLLPKPGSKILPAPYVKVYVMDGKRCLIKKKTRTARRTLEPLYQQQLEFKVEFTGKTLQVIVWGDYGRMDRKVFMGVVQILLDELDLSNLVISWYKLFSTSSMCDPPLPSSSSPLGGGSPKKSPGPSPREPGVPSPMRMTSPMPTIIPPPGHAHNMDEEGDYV, encoded by the exons ATGCTCACTAAAACTGGTAATTGGTTTGGACCTGCAATAACTGCCAATGAAACTAAACCAAGCAATGACTCTGACTTAAAATTAAGTGAGTTTAGAGCAATTCCAACAGAAGAAGATAAACGAGCTATGAGGCGACAAGGTTCCTTACACAGATCTGATTCTGGAAGGGGTAGTGGGAGAAGGACAAAAGGGAAGGATGGTGAACGAAATCGGTTTCGCAGGCCATCAGTTTCTGATGAGGAGGTGGATTCACTACATGAGACACCCCCTGGGAGCCCTGCTTACTTAAGTGATGATGAGTTGTACAGACcagatgaaaataaagtacGACGAAAAGTTGTAAAATTCAAGGGACATGAAGAGTTAGATCATGCTCCTCATGGCCGTGCTGCTGGTGGAATGCCAAACATGCAAAGGGCCGGCCCCATGAATCAAGGAGCAGGAAGAGGACTGGCAGTGCCTGGTCAAGCTCAAGGAATTAGATCAGGACAACCTCAACAACCCCAGGGACCAGGTGTCAGACCTGGTGTTCCCCCAGGGGGACCTCATGGTAGAGGAATGCATGGTCCAGTATCTCAACCAGGAATGCACCCCAACTTTCCCCCTCAGCAACAGAATTCAAGCTTTACTCCAGTGGGACATCCAGGAACCTCTCCTGCTGCACGAGGAGCTCTGCCAGCTTCTCAGCAGCAGGGTCCCAGGGGAGCCGTTGCTCCAAATCAACCTAGACCTGGTTTTGGAATAAGAGGGCCTCATCAGCAGCCAAGATTTCCAGCACCCCAACAACAAGCTGCAGGTGGTTATGGCAGAGCAGCACCCCCTGGAAGCCAACCTGGAGTTCCCTTTCCAGGACAGGTTGATGGGAAACCTGGTCATGGAAGAGGGGTTCCACCTGGCTCCCAACCTGGCAACCATCTAGGTCCAAGGCCAGGAGGACCAGCTGTTGGGCATCCATCAATGGACAATAGGCCAAGACAGCCAGGAAGTTTCCCTCCAAATCATGTAGGAGGCCCTCACCCAGTGCAAGGTAGCCCAAGACCTGGTGACCGCATGGGACCCCAGCATAGTCCAAGAGCAGGTGCACCACCGGGAGTGACTCAGATGGGGCCTAGGATGATTGTTGGTGGGCAACCACGTCATGGAATGCCAGCTGGTCAACAGGGTGGCCAGCCTCAGCATCCAGGCCAGTTAGGCTCGCCACGCCTAAATTTGGGCCCTGATCCAGCAAAAATGCAGTCAGGGTCACTAAGGCAAGGACCTCCTCTGGATCAACATCCTAAAGGCCCGACTGGCTCTCCTTTAATGGGACCTGATCCAATGAGAGGTCCAATGAGCTCACCTAGGCTAGGTACTCCTAGAAACCATGTAGGGGCACCCCAGCAAGGTCCATATCCAGAACAAGGAAGGGGCAAAGTAGATGGTATGCCTGACCAAACAAGGGGGCGAATGGGACCATCTCCACAGGAGCCAAGATTAGAACAGCAACCAAGAGGGCCCTATGGAAATCAACCACAGGGCTCTTCTTTGGACCCCTCTAGAGGGCAGTATGGACCTGCACAACCAGGTCATCCTATGGAACAAGGAAAGCCAAGGGCTAGCTCTGTTGATAAAGGTCCAGTGTTAGATCAGTCAGGAAGGCAACATTTGCCTGATTCTAGAAATGGATATAGTCCTGAGGCGCAGAATGTTGTACCTCACAGGTTTCCAGATCAGCATGGTCAAGGTGCGCAACAAAAGTCTGACAGCAGAAACAGCCAGATACATGATAGCTCCATGATGAATGGAAGGGTGGGACCTGCCCTCTCCAACAGGCAGGAGAGAGTGGAGCTGAGACCTGTTGCTGGTGATTCTAATCAGCACGGCATGCTGGGACAGTCACCCAAACGAACAGATAGACCTGGATATCGAGATGGCGTCAGATCATTTGATGAGGAGCCTGATGGCAGAAGAAGCCCACCAAGGAGCATGTCACTTGATGAGACAAGAGACAAG AGTAACTTGTTCTTTAAAGATGAGCCACCTTCAATTCAGGATCGAGAGTCTTTGGGAGACAGATTTGTCAGTGCTCTTTCTATTAAGAAATCTGCTCCCTCTACTGCcacctcttcttcttcttctccttctgtGTCCATGACACCTTCTGCTGTTGTCAGTAACCTTGTCAGCTCTGTCAAGAAATCTGAAATCATTCCTGCTGTTGAGACCAACACAGACCCCTTGCAG ACCTTTGTCAAGTGGTCTGCTCCTGACGAAGACAACAAGTGTTTAGGCGAAGTGCTGCTGACAATAGACCCAAAATACAAGGGCTCATCAACTG ATCCGTACAGTGCATATGGGCTTAAGGTGATAGGTGGAAAGATGACAGATGATGGGAAACTGGGAGCTTTTATCACTGAGATACGAAAGGGAGGTCCAGCTGAGAGACAAGCCAAGCTTCAAATTG GTGATGAAATTCAGGACTGGAATGAACAGTCTTTGGTGGACTGCACGTTTGAGGAAGTGGTGGAAATTATCAACTCATCCATGGAGGACAATCAAGATAGCAACGAACTTCACCTCATCGTGTGTAGAGATAA GAGTAAATTTCCAGCTAGGACCTCCCAGTCACCCGACAAGTCACCACGGGGACAAGAACAAAAGAGGGAATCTCCCAAGCAGGTCCCTACCAGAGAATCCCCCGTAAAAAGGGACCGGATGTCCCCATCTGCAGCTCCAATGTCACTTCAACAGGACAGAAAGCCACCGGATAGCAGAAGGGAAGAGACCACAGTCATACCAACACAGAGGGAGAATGGGCTTATGTCTACTGGTAGAAGTCAGTCGTCTTCGTACGAGCCCCCAGCAG atgacgATTTTTTCTTTGGTGGCGGTCCTTTACCGGATGAAAAATCCAACAAGTCTGTGAAACAAACTGGTGcggacaaggacaaggacaaggacaaggaaaaGGAGCAAGAAGTTACAGGTCGTCTACAG ttgAAACTGTTCTATGACGAAGATGCTGCGAACTTGAACGTGACAGTTGTGGGAGCTGAAGGCCTGGCTCCTAAAGAGACCACCACACCACCTAACCCTTATATTAGGATTTACTTTCTTCCTGATAAGAG CATGCAGAGCAAAAGACGAACAAAGACAGCAATGAAATCTTTCAATCCCAAATGGAATCAGACGTTTGTTTATCCGTGCCGGCCACAGAAG ttCAGTGGCCGTGCTCTCGAAGTGACCGTATGGGATTATGATAAAGTTGGCTCAAGCGAGTTTATTGGCGAG GTTGTTTTGAGCATGTCTGAGGCAAACCTCGACGGTAACGGGTACTGGTACCCACTCAAGAACCACGAAGACGACAATGATCCTTTGGTGCCGCCCACTCCTAACCAGTCTCCTCACAACTCATTCAGATTTAAAGGAGCGAGAGGAGCTGGGGAGCCAGTAAGCGATCAAG CTGGTCCGACCGGTTATGGAAGCGATTATGAGGAAGAGTCGAGATATACTCCAAATGGACCGGTAACTAGTTCCCAGCCTCCGTTTCAGTCACCCGAGAATGACCTGCTGAAGCAACAGTTGATTGATCATCACCGAGACAGTCCCAGACCTCCGTTCGTCCAACAACAGATGGTGCAAG ACGAAGAAGAGCGGGCCCGAGCTgttaaacagaaattaaaagatGTCGACCCTGCTAGGGCTAAACTAGTCGTTGGCGGCGCTAAAGGCCGGATGGGATATGGCCAGGCCCCAGACGCCGTGTTTGCGCAAAACGAGGGAATGTTTGATCCGGGCATGTCCCCGCGACCTGGGCGCCAGTCTCCGAGACCCATGGCCCGAACGGGGAGTCCGTCGCCCTTACCAGGGCATAAGCATTCTTTGGGGATGCCCCCGCATCATCAGGGGCCACATACTCCTCAAG ACCGCATGTATTCACCTGATATGCCACCGCATGACCATGGAGTACCGTATGAAAGTCACAGACGACCCC AAGACGGAAGGCGGCGCCGCAACAGTTTAAGCAACTTGCCAAACCTTGATTCGGAAGGCGAGAGGCCTAGAAGTCCATTTCCAATCCCAAGTCCAGTCCCTCTCGGTCATGGCAGAAGTCAGAGCAGCTCAAGCTTACACGATAAAGATCGCGGGCTCCCAAACG GCAAACTGCTGGCTCGTGAAGAAGCTCGTTCCGGCAGTCTAAATAATCTTCATGTCTTCCCTACAGGCGGTTACATCAAGCCATCCCGCGGGACGGGACGTAGCGAGAGCTTCGGCGGCAGTGGGAGGAGCAGTCGGTCGTCATCTATAGCAAGTGACAGGAGCGGAAGCTTGAACAGTATACCAGGCTCGGTTACTAGTGTCGAGAGTAG TCCTTGGGTTCCGCCCGGAATAAAACTTGGAAACGAGGGTCACCTGAATGATTTTATCGATGGCTTAGGTCCAGCGCAGATTGTTGGGCGCCAGGTTCTCGCATCACCCTCCATGGGAGACATCCAATTGGCGCTCTACAACAGGCGAGGAGTGTTAGAGGTCGAGGTCATCAGAGCCAAGGGATTGCTACCGAAACCGGGCTCGAAGATTCTACCAG CGCCTTATGTTAAAGTATATGTCATGGACGGTAAACGCTgcttaattaaaaagaaaaccagaaCCGCAAGAAGAACGTTAGAACCGTTATATCAACAACAACTCGAGTTCAAGGTAGAATTCACTGGAAAGACGCTTCAG GTTATTGTGTGGGGAGATTACGGACGCATGGACAGAAAAGTCTTCATGGGCGTTGTACAGATTTTACTCGACGAGTTGGACCTTAGTAATCTTGTTATTAGTTGGTATAAACTGTTTTCTACGTCATCCATGTGTGATCCACCCCTTCCATCATCTTCCTCCCCACTCGGTGGTGGATCGCCTAAAAAGTCCCCAGGTCCTTCCCCTAGGGAACCGGGCGTGCCCAGTCCTATGCGCATGACGTCACCGATGCCCACTATCATCCCGCCACCAGGTCACGCGCATAACATGGACGAGGAGGGAGACTATGTATGA